Part of the Virgibacillus necropolis genome, TACCGCATATCCTTTATACTCCAAATACCTTCTAACGGAATCAAAAACAATTGCGGGGCGAGCATTACCGATATGGATAAAATTATAAACCGTTGGACCACAGACATACATGCTAACCTTTCCTTCTTCTAATGGTGTGAAGGGTTCCTTTTGTCTTGTTAATGTATTATAAATTGTGATTGTCATTATGTTTCCCCTCTTTCAAGTTAGCTATTTCAGCAGTTAATAATCGGATTTCCGTTTCCATTTGATTGCAGCGGTCATCAACAGGATCCGGCATTTTATGATGATCCAAATCCCGTCTTACTTTTTTTCCATTTTGAATAACGACACGTCCTGGTATACCTACCACAGTGGAGTTTTCTGGAACATCATGTAACACAACGGATCCGCCACCAACCTTTGAATTCTCGCCAATTACAATCGATCCTAATACTTTTGCACCTGTTGAAATAAGAACGTTATTTTCAATCGTCGGATGACGTTTTCCTTTCTCTTTTCCAGTACCACCTAAGGTTACGCCTTGGTAAATGGTAACATTATCCCCAATCTCACATGTTTCCCCAATGACTACTCCCATTCCATGGTCAATGAAAAATCTATCGCCAATCTGCGCGCCCGGGTGTATTTCTATCCCGGTAAAAAAACGACTAATCTGCGAAATAACACGTGCGATAAAAAATAAATTCCGTTTATAAAAAGTATGTGCAATTCGGTGCGACCATATAGCATGTAATCCTGAATAAGTTAAAAATACTTCAAAATGAGTTCGAGCCGCTGGATCCTGTTCGAATACAACATCCATATCTGATTTCATCCGCTTAAACATTCTTGTACCCCCTTTTTGTTAACAACATAAAAAACGCCCCTGTGTATTCCTACACAGAGACGCTTATGGCGCGGTTCCACTCTGTTTGAAGCAAAAAAGATCAGCTCCCAACTTTATCTCTAATAACGGAAGAGTACCGCTGTTATGTACTAATTTCCATAACAGACTCTAAAGGTGCATTTCGAAAACATCGCTTAGAATCACTTTCAGCAGGTGATGATTCTCTCTAAATAAGCTAGAGGTTTTCTACTTCTCCTTCTCAGGCGTTCAATATTGTAGTATTACTATATTATACTTTTATTTAAATGTGAATCAATTAAGCTTTTAATTCGTGTAGGATTTCATCGAGCCGCTTAATAATCGTGTCTTTCCCTAACAACTCAATTGCCATAGGGAGCTCTGGCCCATGTGTTTGACCAGTAGTTGCGACACGTATTGGCATAAACAAATTCTTTCCTTTTTGTTTCGTTTCCTTCTGTGTTTCTTTTATTGCAGCTTTAATTGTACCTTTATTAAATTCATCTAGATGAATAAGCTTATCGGTATAAACCTGGAGCACTTCGGGAACCTGTTCTCCGCGAAGAACTTCCATTGCATCCTCATCATACTCAATCTTTTCATTAAAAAATAACTCGGTTAATTCCACGATTTCTGCGCCATATCGAAGCTGTTCTTCGTATAATGAAATCACATTTTCTGCCCAAACCCTTTTTTCATCATCCATATCCTTTGGCAAGCGACCAGCGTCAATTAAATATGGTAACGTCAACCCGACAATCGTATCATGATCCAACGTTTTAATGTATTCATTATTCATCCATTTTAACTTTTGCTGATCAAAAATAGCGGCAGAAGTTGATAAACGCTCAGGGTCGAATATTTCAATTAACTTATTTTTATCGAAAATTTCTTCCTCACCAACTGGAGACCAGCCAAGCAATGTTATGAAGTTGAACATTGCCTCGGGTAAATAACCCATATTATGATATTGCTCAATAAATTGTAAAACATGTTGATCACGTTTACTTAACTTTTTACGTTCTTCATTTAAGATTAATGTCATATGACCAAAGGTTGGTGCTTCCCATCCAAATGCATCATAAACCATCATTTGTTTTGGTGTATTTGAAATATGCTCCTCACCGCGGAGAATATGAGTAATACGCATTAAGTGGTCATCAATTGCAACCGCGAAATTATACGTTGGTATCCCGTTCTTTTTTACGATAACCCAATCACCAAAATCGCTTGATTCAAAGGTAATATCCCCGCGTACAATATCATTAAATTTATAGGTTTTATTTTTAGGAACTCGCATCCGGATACTTGGCTTGCGTCCTTCCTGTTCAAAGGCTGCAATTTGAGCTTCTGATAGATCACAATGAGCACCAGAATATTTAGGAACTTGCCCATTAGCCTTTTGTTCTTCTCTTTCTTCTTCTAGCTCTTCTTCTGTCATGTAGCATTTATACGCAAGTCCCTTTTCTAGAAGCTCATTTAGATATTTCGTGTACAAGTCCAATCGTTCCATTTGACGGTATGG contains:
- the cysE gene encoding serine O-acetyltransferase → MFKRMKSDMDVVFEQDPAARTHFEVFLTYSGLHAIWSHRIAHTFYKRNLFFIARVISQISRFFTGIEIHPGAQIGDRFFIDHGMGVVIGETCEIGDNVTIYQGVTLGGTGKEKGKRHPTIENNVLISTGAKVLGSIVIGENSKVGGGSVVLHDVPENSTVVGIPGRVVIQNGKKVRRDLDHHKMPDPVDDRCNQMETEIRLLTAEIANLKEGKHNDNHNL
- the gltX gene encoding glutamate--tRNA ligase, which produces MTKDVRVRYAPSPTGHLHIGNARTALFNYLYAKHFDGKFIIRTEDTDAKRNVVGGEESQLEFLKWLGIEWDEGADIGGDYGPYRQMERLDLYTKYLNELLEKGLAYKCYMTEEELEEEREEQKANGQVPKYSGAHCDLSEAQIAAFEQEGRKPSIRMRVPKNKTYKFNDIVRGDITFESSDFGDWVIVKKNGIPTYNFAVAIDDHLMRITHILRGEEHISNTPKQMMVYDAFGWEAPTFGHMTLILNEERKKLSKRDQHVLQFIEQYHNMGYLPEAMFNFITLLGWSPVGEEEIFDKNKLIEIFDPERLSTSAAIFDQQKLKWMNNEYIKTLDHDTIVGLTLPYLIDAGRLPKDMDDEKRVWAENVISLYEEQLRYGAEIVELTELFFNEKIEYDEDAMEVLRGEQVPEVLQVYTDKLIHLDEFNKGTIKAAIKETQKETKQKGKNLFMPIRVATTGQTHGPELPMAIELLGKDTIIKRLDEILHELKA